In Nakamurella alba, a single genomic region encodes these proteins:
- a CDS encoding CaiB/BaiF CoA transferase family protein has product MTGPLDGVVVVEFGGEGPGPHAAMQLADLGATVTRIDRPGPAGFPDSPDHLLRGRHRILTADLKDPADLASVRELLAGADVLIDVFRPGVLERLGLGPDDLHPRLVYARMTGWGQTGPWAKVAGHDINFLSVTGALHAIGTAEAPVPPLNLLGDYGGGSAYLVGGVLAALYRRERTGVGGVVDVAILDGVLNLMQIIWQARAAGTWSDERADNLLDGGAPFYRCYECADGRHVALGSLEPRFFALAAAGLGLDPVWVERQYDRRYWPELARRIAGAFAGRTRDEWAAHFAGTDACVTPVLAPSEAAGHPQVAARELLVPVPGGRDGAVAAAPAPRMSLRD; this is encoded by the coding sequence GTGACCGGACCGTTGGACGGCGTCGTGGTGGTGGAGTTCGGCGGCGAGGGCCCGGGTCCGCACGCCGCGATGCAACTCGCCGATCTCGGCGCCACGGTGACCCGGATCGACCGACCGGGTCCGGCCGGGTTCCCTGACTCCCCGGATCATCTGCTGCGCGGCCGGCACCGGATCCTCACCGCGGACCTGAAGGATCCGGCCGATCTGGCCTCCGTGCGCGAGCTGCTGGCGGGCGCCGACGTGCTGATCGACGTCTTCCGGCCGGGTGTGCTGGAACGGCTGGGACTGGGTCCGGACGACCTGCACCCCCGGTTGGTCTACGCCCGGATGACCGGCTGGGGGCAGACCGGGCCGTGGGCGAAGGTGGCCGGCCACGACATCAACTTCCTCTCGGTCACCGGTGCGCTGCACGCCATCGGCACCGCGGAGGCACCGGTGCCGCCGCTGAACCTGCTCGGCGACTACGGCGGCGGGTCGGCGTACCTGGTCGGCGGCGTGCTCGCGGCCCTCTACCGGCGGGAACGCACCGGGGTCGGCGGGGTGGTCGACGTGGCGATCCTGGACGGCGTGCTGAACCTGATGCAGATCATCTGGCAGGCCCGGGCCGCCGGTACCTGGTCCGACGAACGGGCGGACAACCTGCTCGACGGCGGCGCCCCGTTCTACCGCTGCTACGAGTGCGCGGACGGGCGGCACGTCGCGCTCGGCTCCCTCGAACCGCGCTTCTTCGCCCTCGCCGCCGCGGGGCTCGGCCTCGATCCGGTGTGGGTGGAGCGGCAGTACGACCGGAGGTACTGGCCGGAGCTGGCCCGCCGGATCGCCGGCGCCTTCGCCGGCCGCACCCGCGACGAGTGGGCCGCGCACTTCGCCGGCACCGACGCCTGCGTCACCCCGGTGCTGGCGCCGTCGGAGGCCGCCGGCCATCCGCAGGTGGCGGCCCGCGAGTTGCTGGTCCCGGTGCCGGGTGGTCGTGACGGTGCCGTGGCGGCCGCTCCCGCGCCACGGATGTCCCTGCGCGACTGA